Proteins encoded together in one Candidatus Thermoplasmatota archaeon window:
- a CDS encoding KH domain-containing protein — protein sequence MIEGVRIPTRRVGALIGPEGKVKKELEERSGVTLLIDGQTGDVVFRDEKAFDALVALKVREVVRAIGRGFSPEHAMRLFQDDVFLEVVDIAEYVGKRADRVSRVRARLIGTSGRTRRTIETS from the coding sequence ATGATCGAGGGCGTGCGCATCCCGACGCGTCGCGTGGGGGCGCTCATCGGGCCCGAGGGCAAGGTGAAGAAGGAGCTCGAGGAACGAAGCGGCGTGACGCTTCTCATCGACGGCCAGACGGGCGACGTCGTCTTCCGCGACGAGAAGGCCTTCGACGCGCTCGTGGCGCTCAAGGTGCGCGAGGTCGTGCGCGCCATCGGCCGCGGATTCTCGCCGGAGCACGCCATGCGCCTCTTCCAGGACGACGTCTTCCTGGAGGTCGTCGACATCGCCGAATACGTCGGCAAGCGCGCGGACCGCGTCTCGCGCGTGCGCGCCCGCCTCATCGGCACGAGCGGCCGGACGCGGCGGACGATCGAGACGTCCA
- a CDS encoding serine protein kinase RIO, producing MPRAREPDPEEQLEFVEQRIRSARQAGKRDFLRDERARKVEDEVFDRATLLALWKLIHKGVVATLDYPISTGKEANVFHATDPKGKALAVKIFRISNATFYAFKEYISGDPRFESVAGNRRQLVYLWVRKEYKNLLRLHDVGIPVPTPITSTANVLCMEFLGEQGTPAPLLKDAEIEDPTGAYEDMIAHVRLAWQEADLVHGDLSEFNVVVHGGKPFWIDVGQAVVTRHPMSREFLLRDVRNVTRFFARHGAKVRPAEEVVAELVAPKKTTATDGEARPRSRRPSR from the coding sequence GTGCCCCGCGCGCGCGAGCCGGATCCGGAGGAGCAGCTCGAGTTCGTCGAGCAGCGCATCCGCAGCGCCCGGCAGGCCGGCAAGCGCGACTTCCTGCGCGACGAGCGGGCGCGCAAGGTGGAGGACGAGGTCTTCGACCGCGCCACGCTGCTTGCGCTCTGGAAGCTCATCCACAAGGGCGTGGTCGCGACGCTCGACTACCCCATCAGCACGGGCAAGGAGGCGAACGTCTTCCATGCGACCGACCCGAAGGGCAAGGCGCTGGCGGTGAAGATCTTCCGCATCAGCAACGCCACGTTCTACGCCTTCAAGGAGTACATCTCGGGCGACCCGCGGTTCGAGAGCGTGGCGGGCAACCGCCGGCAGCTCGTGTACCTGTGGGTGCGCAAGGAGTACAAGAACCTCCTTCGCCTGCACGACGTGGGCATCCCCGTGCCCACGCCGATCACCTCGACCGCAAACGTCCTGTGCATGGAGTTCCTGGGCGAGCAGGGGACGCCTGCGCCCCTTCTCAAGGACGCCGAGATCGAGGACCCCACGGGCGCGTACGAGGACATGATCGCCCACGTCCGTCTCGCGTGGCAGGAAGCCGACCTCGTTCACGGCGACCTTTCCGAGTTCAACGTGGTCGTGCACGGGGGCAAGCCGTTCTGGATCGACGTGGGACAGGCCGTCGTGACGCGGCACCCCATGTCGCGCGAGTTCCTCCTGCGCGACGTGCGCAACGTCACTCGCTTCTTCGCCCGCCACGGGGCCAAGGTCCGGCCCGCCGAGGAGGTCGTGGCCGAACTCGTGGCGCCCAAGAAAACGACCGCAACGGACGGCGAGGCCCGTCCGCGGTCCCGGAGGCCGAGCCGATGA
- a CDS encoding methylated-DNA--[protein]-cysteine S-methyltransferase, whose product MKPSEEPPFHERVFRIVQDIPRGRVASYGDVAALAGFPRSARHVARALRWTKKSRVPWHRVVGAAGEVRIHDPGLRKEQIRRLRREGVAVDERGRFSFARYAWDAPRSLR is encoded by the coding sequence TTGAAGCCAAGCGAGGAGCCCCCGTTCCACGAGCGCGTCTTCCGAATCGTGCAGGACATCCCGCGCGGGCGCGTTGCAAGCTACGGCGACGTCGCCGCACTTGCGGGCTTCCCGCGCTCGGCGCGGCACGTGGCCCGCGCGCTGCGGTGGACGAAGAAGAGCCGCGTGCCCTGGCACCGCGTCGTGGGGGCCGCAGGCGAGGTCCGGATCCACGACCCCGGCCTTCGCAAAGAGCAGATCCGGCGGCTGCGACGGGAAGGCGTCGCGGTGGACGAGCGCGGGCGTTTTTCGTTTGCGCGCTACGCGTGGGACGCGCCACGCTCGTTGCGATGA